The sequence below is a genomic window from Deltaproteobacteria bacterium HGW-Deltaproteobacteria-6.
ATAAGGAGTCTGTTGTACCCATGGATAAAAAAGATGAAGTCGTAATTGTCAGTGGCGTGAGAACGCCGTTTTCCAGGTTTGGTTCCATGCTTCGCGATATACACAGCATGGATCTCGGAATTATTGCCATCAAGGCGTGTCTGGAGCGCTCAGGACTCACGGGCGGCGATCTGGACGAATTGTACTACGGGATGTGCATCCAGTCGGAGGCGGCTTTGAATTATAATGTGATCGGGCGGCAGGCCCTGCTGAAAGCCGGGTTACCGGACGACCTTCCCTCCCTTACGGTAGACAGGGCCTGCTGTTCCTCTCTGGTTTGCGTCCAGCTGGGCCAAAAGTCGATCCGCCTCGGTGAGTCCGAAGTCTGCATGGCAGTCGGGGCTGAAAACATGAGCAACACGCCGGTTGTCTTAAACGGCCACCGCTGGGGACGGGGCTTGGCGCCTGTAACCATGGTCGACCATCTCAATCCGATTCAATACAATGGATTTGGCATCCTCGCTCGGGATGCCGGTGAAGTGGCCCTGGAGCATGGCATTACCCGGGAAATGCAGGATCAGTGGGCATTGGGGTCTCAGCAGAAATATCAGGCCGCAAAGAAAGCCGGCAAGTTCGCCGATGAAGTCGTGCCTGTCGAAATACCGCAGAAAAAAGGGCCGGCCAAAATGTTTGCCGAGGATGATTTTCCCCGGGCCGATTCCACGATCGAGGGCCTCGCCAAACTGAAACCCGTATACGGAAGCCCGACCGTCACGGCCGGCAACGCACCGGGGCTTGATGCGGGGGCATCAGCGGTGATCATCATGAAAAGATCCCGCGCCGACGAAATGGGCGTAAAGCCGCTGGCCACCATTTTGTCCATGGCCAGTATGGCCCGCGAACCCAGGCGGATGGCGGAAGTGCCGGGTTATGCGATTCAACAGGCCTTAGCGCGGGCCGGTCTCGCCATGGAAGGCGTCGATGTTTTCGAAATCAATGAGGCATTTGCCGCCATGCCGCTGGTGTCGGCGAAAATCATGGCCAACGGCAATAAAAATCAGTGGACGAAAATCATGGACAAGACGAACCCCAACGGCGGCGCCATTGCCATGGGACATCCCGTTGGCGCCAGCGGCGCGCGGATATTGCTGACCATGATGTATGAACTGAAAAGGCGCGGCGGCGGCATCGGCGCCTGCGGTATCTGCGGAGGCCTGGCCCAGGGTGATGCAGCGGTTATCCGAGTTGACTAGATTAGCAATATCCAATCAAAAAGATCAAGGCCGGGACATACCGGCCACAAGGGAAAAGGATTTTAAAAATGGGAAATAAATTAATGGACCTGCGGGATACCCGCTTTGTTCTGTATGAACAATTAAACGTCGAGGACTTATGCGAGGCAAAACGGTTTCAGGATCATTCCAGAGAAACGTTTGAAATGATCATATCGGCTGCGGAGAAGCTGGCCGTAAATGATTTTGCGCCCGCCAACAGCATCGGCGACAAGATCGGCTGCCAGTGGCAGGACAACCGGGTCACGGTTCCCGAAGCTTATCGGGCGCCCTTTCAGAAATTTTGTGAAGGCGGATGGATGAGCCTGCCGGAGAATTACAATGTCGGCGGGCAGCATGTTCCTCTTTCTATCCACTATGCGTGCAGCACAATGTTCTTTGCCGCCAATCATTCCCTGACCGGATACACGGGGCTGACCCACAGCGCAGCCAAGGTCATTGAACTCTACGGTACGGATGAACAGAAAAGAAAATACATGATCCCTCTTTATGAAGGCCGGTATGCCGGTGTCATGGACCTGACGGAGGCGCAGGCCGGGTCAGACGTGGGCGCCGTGAGAACCAGAGCCGTCAGGAACACGGACGGCACTTATTCTATTACGGGCAGCAAAATCTTCATCACCGGGGGCGAGCAGAACCTGACTCAAAACATCATTCATATTCTGCTGGCCCGGATTGAGGGGGACCCCGAAGGCACCAAAGGCCTTTCCTGCTTCGTCTTGCCGAAGATCAGGGTGGCCCAGGACGGCGCGCCGGGAGAATTCAACGATATTACCTGTTCGGGAATCGAGCACAAGATGGGCATGAAAGGTTCCGCCACGGCGGT
It includes:
- a CDS encoding acetyl-CoA C-acyltransferase — protein: MDKKDEVVIVSGVRTPFSRFGSMLRDIHSMDLGIIAIKACLERSGLTGGDLDELYYGMCIQSEAALNYNVIGRQALLKAGLPDDLPSLTVDRACCSSLVCVQLGQKSIRLGESEVCMAVGAENMSNTPVVLNGHRWGRGLAPVTMVDHLNPIQYNGFGILARDAGEVALEHGITREMQDQWALGSQQKYQAAKKAGKFADEVVPVEIPQKKGPAKMFAEDDFPRADSTIEGLAKLKPVYGSPTVTAGNAPGLDAGASAVIIMKRSRADEMGVKPLATILSMASMAREPRRMAEVPGYAIQQALARAGLAMEGVDVFEINEAFAAMPLVSAKIMANGNKNQWTKIMDKTNPNGGAIAMGHPVGASGARILLTMMYELKRRGGGIGACGICGGLAQGDAAVIRVD